The DNA window TCTCCGTGTCGATATCGAGGTCCAGACTGCTGAGCTGTTCGCTGGACTCGACGGTGATGTCAAGCACCGAGTCGGAGTCGCCGCGCTCGACGGACATATCGAGCACGGGGTCGACGTTGTCGCCCAGCGCGATGGACGTCCGTGCGATGTCGTTACCGACGGCGTCGTACGCGCCGTCCGCGAGGACGGCTATCTTGTCGCTACCGATCTCGTTGCTCGCGACGTCGGCATCGAGGGTGATAATCGCCGTCGTGGAACCGGCGGTGTGATCGACGCTCTCGACGGCGGACGCGCCGCCGGCGGTGTTGTTGACGTAGGCGAAGTCACTCGCGTTCAGCGCGCCGGTCGCGTCCGCGTTCGCGAACGCCGACTCGTCGAACTCGACCGTGACCTGGTCCGAGTCGACCTCCGCCTGGAGGCCGGTGAACTCGATGGTCGAACGGTCCGTGACGTCGGCCTCGTTGTCGACGTCGTTACCGACGAGGTCGGTGACGTCGGACGTCGAGACACTGGCCGCGCTATCGTCGAAGTCAGCGGCGGTGAGGTCGTCGGCGAGTTCGAGGCGGTACTCGTTGTCTCCCAGGTCCTCGACCTCGTCGACGGTGATGTCGGTGCCGTCACCGGCCGTGACCGCGATGTCGAATTCGTTGAAGTAGCCGACCTCCTCGTCGAAGGTGACGTAGACGTCGCTCGTCCCCGCGTCGGCCTGTGCCGAGTCGATGGACGGCGCGTCGGTGTCCTTGGTCACCGTCGTCGAGGCGTCTTCCGTGTTCCCGCCCGCGTCGGTGCGGGTCACGTCGATGGTGACCGTGCCGTCGTCGAGGTCACTGACGTTGAAGTCGGACGGCGTTCCCTGACCGTCGAAGCTGACGAACGTGTCGCTCGCACCGACAGGGACGTCGGTCTGTGACACAGCGGTGCCGTTGGGTCCGGTGAGCGTCACGTCGACGCTGCCGGGTTCGGCGGTACGCAGGTCGAGGTCCACCGAGTAGCTATCAGCGTTCTGGATGTTGACGTCACCAGCGGTGATGAACGGTGCGTCGGGGGCCGTGGTGTCCGAAAGCGGGACGCCGGCGACGCTCACGTAGCTGTCAGCGTCGTCGGAGTCCACGATGGCGTTTTCACGCACGCCGATGAGGTCGCTGCCGAGGTCGTTACTCCCCACGTCGTTGTTCAGACGGAGCGTCGCCGTCTCGATAGCCTGGTCGCCCTCGCTATCCTCGACGAACGTCTCGTCGATCACTGCGTCGACCGCCGAGGCGTCGCCCTCTCTGACGTCTTCGTAGGTGAAGTCGTCGGCGCTGAGGTCGCCGTCAGCGGCGTCGACCGGGTCCGAGAAGGTGACGGTAACCGTGTCGTCGGCCGCGTCGGTCTCGGTGGTCATCGACGGCGTCTCGGCGTTGACCGTGAACTGCACGCTGGTGTCACCCAGGTTGCCCTGGTTGTCGGCTGCCTCCACGTCGAAGACGAGGTCACCGTCTTCGGGGTACTCGATACCGGCATCGCCGGGGGTGAACGTGAGCGTGTTGCTCTGACCGTCCCAGCTCACACCGTCGCTTTCGATGCCCTCGTTGGACAGGAGAACATCGTTTTCGGCGCTGTCGCGGAGGTGGATGACCGTCAGTTCGGCCGAGTCCTCGTCGACGCCGGTGGTGTCGTCAGCGATCGCGCTGGTCGCCGGGTTGTCGTCGATGTCGATGCTGAACGTCGACTCCGTACTCGACGTGTCGAGCTCAGGACTCGAGAACTCCGGTGCCGTCGTGTCGACGCGGACGTTCTCGCCGTCCTGGCTGATGGTGTTGGTGTTGCTCACTTCGTCGGTCGCGACGACCTGAATCGCGTACGTGCTGTCTTCGACCGCCGAGCCGTCAGCGCCCTCACTGGAACTGTCGAAGTCAGTCAGGTCGAGCGTGACCGTCTTCTTGGTCCCGTCGTCGACGTAATCGCTATCCTGGATGCCCCAGGTGTAGGTCGCACTATCGTCGCTGTCGACGAGCTGAATCTGGGCGATGTCCGGGAACTCGTCGGTGTACTCGTAGCCGACCTGGAGCGTCTCCGTGGTCGGGTCACTGATGGTGACTTCCTCGGCCGGGACAGGGATACTGCCCTCCGGGTCGGTCGTGTCGACGGTCACGGAGTCGCTCTGTCCATCGGCACCGTCGTTACCGAGCGCGTCCGCGGCCGTATCGAGCGTGATGGTGTACTCGCCGTCAGTTTCGGCGGTGTAGGTCGCCGTGTAGGTGTACGAACCATCGTCGTTCCGGGTCTCAGTGAACTGTTCGTCAGTGAGCGTAAGCGTGGCGTTCTCGGCCCCGCTCACCGTCGCCTCGACGGTTTCGAGTTGCTCGTTGGAGCCGAAGGTCACCTCGACGCCCGAGTCGCTCGTCGGGTCGTCGTTGGTGATTTCGTACCCGCTAACCGACGGCACGTCGCCGTCGATGGTGAGGGTCGTCGCTTCGTCGTAGTCAGCAACGGCCGAGGGGTACTCGCTTCCTTCGGCGACGTAGACTGTGTAGTCACCGTTCCCGTCGGAGACGTACTCACTCGTCACGAACGAAGTCGAGCCCTCTCCGGTTTCAGCGTCGGAAGTAACGGTGGCGATCTGTTCGTCCTGGGTTATCTCGTCGTCGCCGTCACTGTCGATGGCGAAACTGAGGTCGTTTCCTGCGTTCCCTGCCTGTGCGCTGACTGTGACACTCACGTCCCCTGCTGGGTTCGGGTTCACAGAGAGTTCGTTCGCGGCTGCGGCCGCACTCCCGCTCAGTGCTACGGTCGCTCCGAAGACGGAGACGACCATGAGCACCGAGAGGAAGACGGCGCGCAACTTCTCGTGGCTATTGCTTGTCATATCGTAGTTGTCGTATAATCGCGATTGTTCGTCAGCCGACACCTTCCCGAAGCGGCGCGCGGAGCACCGGACTGCCTATCAGTCCATGTCATAGTACTCTTGGAGCACCTCTTCGAGCTTCTCCGAGACGTTCTGTCCCTCAGCGACGGCGTCACTGCGCACCTGTCGCCAGACGTCACGGTCGACCTCGATAGTCGTCCGTGTCGTGGCGCTGTCGTCCCCACCGTCATCTGAGGCTGTCATTGTCGTTCCCATACCCTTCCATTACCTTCTGGTTGGTTCCGGTGACTACTGCAGCGTTCAGTAGCACCTCGTGTATGCCATTGGGACAACAATAATTAAATCTACTGGTGGTATATGCTTATGGTACTGGTTAGTAGTATGTGGGCATATTGGATTCAAAACGGTCTATAACGGCGGTTTATTGTCGGAGCGTGTGCGGCCGAATAGGCCGATATTGGGGAGATGTTTTATTTTGGAGTTCGAATATGTAAATACAAAATCCATCTCTGCCTCTCATGGTCCTCTCCGATTCAGACCCGCCGAAAACCGAGGCCGAGACTACGGACTGTTCACGTCGACGGGGCCGGCACCGACCGGCGTGTCCGACGAAATCACTGGCCGGGGACGGGCGACGCTCCGCGGGCGTGAACGATGCGGTCGGGACCAGGCGGGGTTCGGTGTCGTGGCCGGAGACTCGGAGCCTGTCGTGCGTTTGTGTATAGTATATACTTATAGAATCAGGAAGGATATATGCCAGCCTTCGGAACAGGTGCCCATACCGAACAGGTCATCGCATGAAGCTAGTAACACCGACAGATTTCGATATACTCGCTGTACTCTCCGACGGCAAGCGAAACAA is part of the Haloarcula salinisoli genome and encodes:
- a CDS encoding surface glycoprotein, producing the protein MTSNSHEKLRAVFLSVLMVVSVFGATVALSGSAAAAANELSVNPNPAGDVSVTVSAQAGNAGNDLSFAIDSDGDDEITQDEQIATVTSDAETGEGSTSFVTSEYVSDGNGDYTVYVAEGSEYPSAVADYDEATTLTIDGDVPSVSGYEITNDDPTSDSGVEVTFGSNEQLETVEATVSGAENATLTLTDEQFTETRNDDGSYTYTATYTAETDGEYTITLDTAADALGNDGADGQSDSVTVDTTDPEGSIPVPAEEVTISDPTTETLQVGYEYTDEFPDIAQIQLVDSDDSATYTWGIQDSDYVDDGTKKTVTLDLTDFDSSSEGADGSAVEDSTYAIQVVATDEVSNTNTISQDGENVRVDTTAPEFSSPELDTSSTESTFSIDIDDNPATSAIADDTTGVDEDSAELTVIHLRDSAENDVLLSNEGIESDGVSWDGQSNTLTFTPGDAGIEYPEDGDLVFDVEAADNQGNLGDTSVQFTVNAETPSMTTETDAADDTVTVTFSDPVDAADGDLSADDFTYEDVREGDASAVDAVIDETFVEDSEGDQAIETATLRLNNDVGSNDLGSDLIGVRENAIVDSDDADSYVSVAGVPLSDTTAPDAPFITAGDVNIQNADSYSVDLDLRTAEPGSVDVTLTGPNGTAVSQTDVPVGASDTFVSFDGQGTPSDFNVSDLDDGTVTIDVTRTDAGGNTEDASTTVTKDTDAPSIDSAQADAGTSDVYVTFDEEVGYFNEFDIAVTAGDGTDITVDEVEDLGDNEYRLELADDLTAADFDDSAASVSTSDVTDLVGNDVDNEADVTDRSTIEFTGLQAEVDSDQVTVEFDESAFANADATGALNASDFAYVNNTAGGASAVESVDHTAGSTTAIITLDADVASNEIGSDKIAVLADGAYDAVGNDIARTSIALGDNVDPVLDMSVERGDSDSVLDITVESSEQLSSLDLDIDTESTTAPEGIFLEPVFVEDVFPGVSDNSETELTIENFSATENDDGSYTYETTYDAPRDGEYELSASGQDGAGNSGFDFVDVVVDEKDPSVTDAYIVNANGGGTAIAVSFDEPVVEAFGETPTFTVGGTEADVVRTQDNVVVLRAPANFQTGDSPEVSYESGELFEAHGDGDTPQGSTVVHTTKLDLDEGQNFVSVPAASGTLDVSELESQVGSDNIEVIWTYESGSWESYNPDASENDFTELEGGQGYIVTLNSEAVADVNVNNVPTGGSAEEATPGAQSLSEGWNLVGHWQEGVQPQPVALDTIESLSDATAIYAQDGTGYQYQTLDRAPFVPGEAYWVFVEDDEVYTEAEYPNEGPGFGEPVRQVD
- a CDS encoding ribbon-helix-helix protein, CopG family, with the protein product MTASDDGGDDSATTRTTIEVDRDVWRQVRSDAVAEGQNVSEKLEEVLQEYYDMD